CGGATGACGGGTGCTCGGTAATATTCCATCTGGTAGTTCCAGTGCAATTCATGTGAAAATGGTATCATAGATATACAACACTCAATGGTACCAGAAATTCTTTAGATATAAAGACTAATAAGAATGTCTTAAATCAATAACAATTTTGTAATCCTTTCATCCACAACAAAAGGAGCCATGTCAGTTCATCATTGAGCGCCAAAGTATATATTTTCCAAAGAAAAACAGGTGGGAAAAAATGATCCAAGCTATGAATTAGGTTTTCATGACAAATCAACAATTAGAGATCAATGCATGCTGACAAACCATATGCTCAAGCATCTCTGTGTGGTTCAACACATGAGATCATCTGTAATTTCACAACATATGCTTAAGCACGGCTGCGTACACTATTTAGGTTGCAACACTGGAATGAGATGGGCATGCTAGTATCAAGTATTCTAAGAAACTGTTTAAAGCTAGAATCAACACTGGAATGAGATGGCCATGCTAGTATCAACACTGGAATGAGATGGCCATGCTAGTATCAAATATTCTAAGAAACTGTTTAAAGGTAGATGTCCTTGTGAGGAATCACAAATACATGCTACTTGACCGAGTTGGTCTGTCCGTAATGAGAATTATGTAGCAGTATGAGTTTTAATCCTCTGACAGCCTCATCAGTCTTCGCCGTCTTTCTGACATTAGGGCACATATTATAGTAATTCTTAATCAGGCCAACCTCATCCGAGCAAGACCAAGTCGATCCTCTCGGGCAGCTGTCAACCCACATGAACCTCTTTGAATATGGGTTCATGAGACTCTCACGAAATTCCTTTGGTGATTCACACAGTAATCCCTGCACACAGCACAAAAAGACTACAGTCATTCTTTTGCCACTCTATCTGTTTCAATGTACTCTAAGAAAGGTAAAAACATGCCTCCCTTCGGTCGCTAATTTATAAGTAATTAGCTAAGTAATGACCTTTAAATTCTGATAGAAAAGTACTTAAATCACATATATTCTaaagtttaataataatatcagaATATTGAAGTTCAGTTACCCAATTCAAAATGGCTATACATCAGGCGAGGTCTGTATAGTATTACTGAACAACAATAAGGCATACTATTACCTCTGCCATGGCTTTGATTTTGAGAGTCGTGCTGCTAGAAAGAATGATAAGTTGTCCATCTTTCCTAATTTCCTTGAACAGGAGAGCACAATCTAGAATGTGATCCTCAGCTGTTGGAGAAACAATATCCATGAAATTTCCATATCTTGAGAAAGGCATGGAGCTAAAGATCTTAGTCCCGAGTTCATTATTTCCATCAATGAATTGCGAAGTTGGTGTTATAGGAGGAGTTGGCGCCGCTGGTTTAGTCTCTAGAGAGCTTTGGACATGAAGCCACCAACTTGTATTTTCCATACATTCTTCAATCCATTGTAGTGCTGAAGAAGCCTTTGAAGATGGCCTTCTAAAGAAGCTTTCATGCCGCTTCATGCAGTCAAGTTCCCTTATGACTGAAGCAGAAGGAAATAAAAACTAACAATTTGCTGAGAATAGTTGTAACTTGGTGGTGGTTACAGATAAGAAAATTCGACTTACCAATCCTAGGTATGATGAGGTGAGTCCCCTTTAGGCCTTCCAATAACTTTAGGGACCTTCTCAATTCTTCGTCGAGGAAACAGCTCGTGTCAACCACCATATTCCATACTTTCTTATCTTCTTCAGACTTATGGGGAACTTGGCTTTTGAATTGGATCTGCAAAGAATAGATAACTCTACTTGACATtcccaaataaaataaaagagttaTAAGTAGAATGTTTTATTAAAGAACTTACAGGAAAGTTGTTGTATTCATCTTCTAAACTGTGAACATAGTTGACATTACTGTGGTTCCAATTACTCACATCCCCTTGTGCAGTATCAgcaaaattactttttcttaAAGGAGAGCTCTCTAGTATAGGCTCCGAATTGCTCTTTCTCAAAGGAGAGTTCTCATACAAAGGCTCGAAAGGAATCCTCTCCACCTTTTTATTCATATTCTCTCTTTCAATATCAGCAGAAATGCTCTTTCTTGAGGGAGAGTTCTCGAGTAAAATCTGGAAAGGAATCCTCTCCTTCCTTCTATTTGTAATCTCCCTTTCGATTCTAGCATGGCTACTAGACATTGGTTCCCTCGATTTCTTCACTCCCGTGCTTACTGGAGCCAGATTCTCTTTCCCTGAATAAAACTCATCAACTGTGTGCCTCTTTGATTTCATGTCTTTTTGGGGCTCTGGTGTCCAGTTCTCTTTATCTGAATGAAAAACATCTTCTGCAGCATTTGCAAATAATTTCTTTATCCTTTTTTGCTCCTTCTTTAGTTTGTTGCTCGAAGAAATCTGTGGTGTTATATTTTCCTTATCGGAACCAAATAGCACTTCCTCCCTTTGCACAGAATTATTTGAGATCGATTTATCTGGCTTATGCTCCTTAAAAACTTCAGGTGTTGAATTCTCATTATCTGACCAGAGCTCATCTTCCTCAGAATTCAGAGTTGAAACAGTAAACTTCACATCTGCATTCTCCTCATCCGAAGCAAAAGTTacttcctcttcatcttcctgGTCTTTCCCATCTAAATTGTCAAATAAAACCCTACAAATCTTTTCTTCGTTGTCGCATTTTTCATAAGTTGGTGAGTTCTCCTTCTCATTTCCAACCTCCACCGCCTCGGAGTCAAAGCTCAAATTTCCCATTCTTTCTTTGCTCCTCCCCGTGTCGACTCGAAGGAACCCAACAGACTTAGACTTGCTCCTCCTCGACAATAGGCTTGATCTTTCCCGTTTAGCAGCCGGGTCGAGATTAGATTCCATTTCCGGCGTTCGTTTCTCGACATCCATGATCAATGAATTAACAGATTCTAGCACTTGGGGAAAACAACAGAAGCTTAAGCTCTGATCCACTAATCCCTTTTCTGGGCTCTTCTCTTTGCCCTCCAACTTACACGGGGATGAGAAATTCATGTGCTCCGGCATCGGAGGCGCCGAAGGGACCTCTGAGACCCATAACCCACTTTGATCACTCATCATCTGCTGACCAATCTCCTCCTGTAATAAATCAAATgataaaaacaaaagcaaaaaaaaatgctaaaaaaaatcatcataaAACAGATTCAGAAATGTGATAAACAGGAGGGATTAATCCCAAGAAAATGCCTGATGggtttcttccttctcttccatCAATGGCGGCAGTGGGTTCTCCATCTCGAAAGCGTCGCTCAACGATAGCCACTGAAGCTTATACTCTCTCGTCGATGCGCCGAGCTTTACCGAATCCCCTTCTACAAGCTCAACAGGAACATTGGGCGGAATCTTGTTCCCAGAAATCCACGTCCCATGAACTAAATATTTGGGCGCAATCAAAGCCCCGAGAAATTACCAAAATTACTAACCAAATAACCCCAAAGAAAACAAATTTGAAAACAGTCGAAGagaaatttagataaaaaaatcgGGGGTTGGGAGATGCACCTGAGGATCGATCGGTGATGGTGAGCTTTCGAATCGAGGGTTTCGCGCGGATCTCGAGATGGAAACGGCTTATGCTGGGGTGGTCGAGGACGATGTGGCAATCGGGGTGGCGACCGATGAGGATCGGCTCCTCCTCTTCTGCAGCGGAGGCGTCGCCGCGTTCGTAGGGTTCCTCCATGGGCTCGCTTTGGGGTGGGGGAGCGTTGAGGAAGATGTTCTTGAGGACGATGCCCCTCTTGAGGACGGAGAGGACGGGGATCTTGGGATCGTTCTCCTCGGAGCTCTCCTTCGCCATGGCCATCTCagagagagacaaagagagcgagagagcgagagagagagagagaggagggagatgaTCGAGGGGTTTGGGAGGTGGTGGAAATGGAGGAGAAAGAGGTGCTgttgatttggggattttgaAGTTGGGGATTTGTAATCTGAGATCAGGGTTTaaaggattttttaaaaaaacgacCGTTGGTTCTCGAACGGCTACATTTGAGGTACAGTATAAAAGCGCGGATATGCATTTTCAACGCCGGATCCAACGTTTTTCTTATAGAGCGTACTTATGCTTGGTTTGGAATTATGGGAAAAATTAAGTCACGGTTCACTTAGAGAGTAAgatgagaaaatattttatttatttttatacgtAGTATAGTGTTTTATATATCGCGATGAGTtaattacgatatattttttacaccattttatttaataatatcaaatagttctcaataccaaattaagttTTATACACAGTCTTTGAATTTAACATAGCATAGATCTTTTATATTTTCGCTAACATACTCTTTTTAAGTCAGCTTTTTAACACCGATCGTTTTTAGAGTAAGAGGTAAAGGACTTAATGATTGGTAtttgaggtcccaagtttgaatcctaattgattcacattttcagctaagtttatttctaaatgaaataaacaaaacggatagcatatgctacctttttctctccaaaaaataataataataaatcagctttttagctaaattttctttttttagggataatttAATTTACCTTTCAgtggtttaaatttttattattatttttatcattttgtgatttagaaattttagcttaatttatttttgctttaCCATCTTGTGGCgaagtaaaaatttttttgagaaaaaagtagcaaactacatgcttcattcattaggcaaAATGAATTAAGCATACAGGATGAAAGCAACCGTGGCTTCCTTACAAAAAAGAATACATCGAAAAAAGACAAGcagagaaaggaaaaataaataataaataaaaagcgAGGGAGGTCAGGTGATCAGGTGATCAGGTGGTCAAAGAAAATCATTCCAAGAGGCCAGTAGTAGATTAACGCGCTCAACAGCCCGAGAGGGGTTGGAAAATTTATCTCGGAAGATAATATGATTCCTCTCTGTCCAGACGACCCACCAGACCGCCGCCAAAATTGTTAGACCTGTAGTTCTTTTTGAAACATCGCGATATTAGAAACCATAGACCAGAGAACCCGGACGTCATCGAGGAGTACCGTGAGGACTGCCGAACTGTCCGCACATAGGATAAGGTATCTAAAAAAAACGCAGTTGCATAAGAGGTGATCACAGCTTTCCGCGCTAAGAGCACAGAACACACAGTTTTGCTCCGCCCATTGACCTCGAGCAAGTAGTCTATCGGCCGTAAGAATTCTTTTGCATAGAAGTAGCCAAATAAACACTTTAATTTTAGCGGGGCTTTTCAATCCCCGGATAAAGGCACTCGTCGGATCTCTCTGCCCAGCATCAGTGAGAAACATATAAGTGAATTTTACGGTGAATATTTGATTCGATGTCCAGCACCAGTTAACCGAATGCGGCGAATTAATAGGGCTGAAGGGTTGAAGTAGGGCCTTAAGCGACGCCAATAGTCTGCGATTCTCTGCTGATAGGGACGATGTGAAACCATTGCATATGAAACGCCATCTCCGGCCATTGCGGTACCAACATTGAGATATTATAACCTCTTTATTCCGTACTCTCCAGCCATTGTGGCGAAGTAAAAATTGAGCTAAGATATAAGGGACCTAattaaagtttaactttttcgTAATTATTATGTATCTaaattaaacttatttttatatcaaatctgaatacaatttcaaatattggatggatattaaaatttaaatttatatctgGAGTGAAGAATAAACTTTTAGAAGATATTAGATGAATAGGAAAATGAACTGTTAGAAAAAATATCTACATAAATAGGTACAAATAGAATTTATTTTAGTCactaaatagaaataataacttaaattttaatatccaTCCAAGAATAAACTTTTAGAAGATATTAGATGAATAGGAAAATGAACTGTTAGAAAAAATATCTACATAAATAGGTACAAATAGAATTTATTTTAGTCactaaatagaaataataactTAAATCAACATGAATAAGAATAATGGATAAATATTGCGTTCAGAAATGGGTATAGAGAATCCGAATTTATAGAGGCAGGTCAAAATGCTTTTCTAAAAGTTGTTTTGAATGCTCTTATgcacagaattttttttttttttaagagataaatagcacgctatctgttttgtttatttcatttagaaataaaattagctgaaaatgtgaatcaactaggattcgaacttgaaattttgggtaccaaccatcaatcCCTTTATCACTTGCTGTAGGACGGTCGATTCATGCACAAATTCTTATTGCTTGTTATTTTTGAGATATAATCATATTTGTTCTTGCCCAATGATACACGcacaaatttgttaaaaaattatgaatggACAATCTCTAATCACCCGTGACTCTTACTcagatatattaaaaatattatatacacacacataatAACTCTTACATATATTGAGACAATTGTTATAAACATTTCTCCCTTTTCGTATGCTTAATTCAAGACCTATACATAGAGAACGAAAAGAATTGAGAAGTgtctcataaaaaacaaaaaaaaagcatatttttatttgaaacttTAATATTAAAAGAGATGTTCTTTccaaaataactaaaattttaaattaattcataaaatattctagcatgaaccaaatattttaaaaacatataaaactaaatgatgAAAAAATTTGACGGTACATATATCAGCTTCCTAATGCtaataaaaaaagcaaaaaaaatataaaaaaaatcttacaaataaTATCGAATATAGATAGATTTAAtgagtattattatatattaaaaaatgtttaaaatccGTTTTAAATCAAATAACTTAAAATCAATGGGATCGAGATGGTAAAATTCCAATCCATTTCAGATTACTTTTAAATTCGGAATCGGGTCGAGTTGGATGGCATCCGACCCGTTTTCATCCCTTCCGAGATCCGCAGTCGCAATGTCAACTCTTCTTCCTTCTAGTCTAACGCCCACTCCCCTCCCCAACAAAAAACCACCAAATTTATTACTAAACAcatctaaaaattattaaatatatgtaaaaattccttcgtcttcttcctcctctcgcttgcctcgtctctctctctctctctctctctctctctccatttctctctctctctctatgcttCCCCTAAAACGCATCAACTACCTCGCTCCCATGCTCGCctccgccctcctcctcctcctcctcctctccggaTCCCTCGAGttcccctccctctcctcccccttCCCCACGCCCTCCACCCCCGTCGCCACATTCGACCCTGTCGACCCCCGCCCCTCCGACCCCTTCACCGACCTCCTCTCCGCCTTCGCAAGGTGGGACGCCGAGATCGGGTGCGCGCGGTTCAGGGACAGGTACGGCGGATGGACGGCGAGCGCGTCGGCGATCCAGGACTCCGACGGCGGGGGGGATTGCACGGTTACGGCGGGGGGGCTCCGGCATGTTAGCGTTGTTGTGAAGGGGTGGACCTGGATCCCGGACAACCTCGACGGGTTCTACTCGTGCCGGTGCGGGATCACGTGCTTGTGGACGAAATCGGAAGCAGTCGTGGATAAGCCCGATGCCCTGTTGTACGAGAATGCGATGCCTCCGAGGAAGGTATAATACTCgtcaattttaatttcattgATTTCGTCTTGTGTTGGGAGTAGAAATTGGAACCGAAATGGTGTTTTTCTTGGTGAATTTACTCAATTTGTGGGAAAGATGGTAATTTGTGGAGTCAAATGAGATTGAATAGTGTATATGTGCGTTGAATTGGGTGACGATTCTTGTAAAAAGGAAGCTCATATGAAGTCCTCGATGAAAAACTTAGCTTGTAGGGTGTTGGTGTATTTTGTTTACTTTATCAACGAGGgaatttaacaaaaagtttGATCTTTGGTGCCCGATCTATAGTCTTGGGGCTTATCATATTCTTGTAGTCATGCTGAAATGCCCAATGCTGAAATCATACTTAATATAACGATTTTCTGAATCTTCTGTACTGCTTAATCACTCTGATATATCTGCGTTGTTTTATAACTTTGGCTGTTCAATTTGTTTTCTCAGAGACGCAAAGGCGATCCTCTCCGTGTGTATATAGATCTTGAGGCTAGTAGGAAACCAACAGGTTTTGAGGACATTTTTATTGGCTATCATGCAAAAGATGATGTTCAAGCAACATATGCTGGAAAATCATTCCACATCAGCCGCAGTTACCATGTATCAACCCATAAAAGAAATGTAAGGTCGAATTTCATAAAGATTGAGAACATAAAggcctcattttttttttcttcaatttgaGTTATTTGGCTTAACTGCCACAGGTAAAAGGTTGTATATAATGTGATGTGGTGCTATCCTCCAGTTACATCCTCCTTAATCGTTTAGGGCTCATGCATGACTTTGCATTCTCAAGGCatcattatttgatttgaataaacccatcaatttgtaTATTTGAATCATTGTGCATTATCTTAAGTCATGTTGACTCTATGCTATACTAGAAAGATCTTCCAGCTTTGCAATGtgaaaatttgacatttttattcCCTGAAGAGCTTGTCATTCCTACATGTACCTCCATTTTGCCAATGAGATTGCTTTGTTAAGAGCAATGAGCATCGTAGACCTAGGAGCTGTTCAAATTCTCAATTGACAAGTTACTTATGTAGTGGTGTTTTATTCATCAGGATATCCTTGTTTACTGGTCTTCTTCAAGGTGCCTCGAACAACGCGACCAGCTCGCCAAAAGCTTCCTCTCCCTTGTCCCCCATCATTCATTTGGCAAATGCTTGAACAATGTTGGCGGTCTGGATAAAGCCCTATCCTTCTATCCCGATTGCTCGGTCAGTGACAGCTCAGCACCGCATTGGTGGGACCATTTGCACTGCTCTATGTCCAATTATAAGTTCGTCCTCGCGATCGAGAACACCAGAACGGAGAGCTATGTGACAGAAAAGCTATTCTACGCCCTAGAGGCTGGGGCGGTGCCCATCTACTTTGGTGCACCTAATGTGTGGGATTTTGTACCCCCGAACTCCATTATAGATGGATCCAAGTTTAAGTCTATAGAGGAATTGGCTTCTTATGTAAAAGCCCTCGCAGATGACCCAATAGCTTATGCGGAATATCATGCTTGGAGGAGGTGCGGGGTGGTGGGGAACTATGGGAGGACTCGTGCAGCTAGTCTTGATACAGTGCCATGCCGGTTGTGTGAGTTGGTTAGTAGGAAAGGTGGGAGGAATGCCAGATCATTATGAGGCTGAACtgcttttaaaattttctcgTTGATATTGGTTATATCATAGGTTGACACAAAAGGAAATTATCGTTTTTTCCCAGTtcgttacatttttttttctctctctttgcgACCTGAGTTATGTTGTTATTTGTATTTACATACTGCAATACAAACCTGTGTGGGATTGAGAAATTAAGCTGTTATTGTTGCAGTTGACTGACAACAACAGTGTAGTTGTATACTTATATATGAATTGATTGATTTTCTATTCAACATACTACATTGCCTCTTGCGAAAGGTTAATAATACATTGTCTCTTGCGAAAGGTAAATAATACAGTGATTCTGGTAGCTAATTATTATTCAAATACCCATAAAGCAATTCGTTATAATGTGAAATGCTTAGTCGTTCTGACTAACAAGAGTTATATCATGCAGTAATATGATTTGACATGTTTAATTCTTCAGAAGGCAGTTCGATCTTTTTTGCCTTATATTTGATTGGTATTAGAAGCTTCCTCATCGCCTTCTGTATGAAACTTCCACACTGTAGCCATTATACCCAGCGAAGAAGGCGATGAAGGTCTCGCCTTTCCATTTCTTTTTGTCTGCATTAGATACAAATAGATATGGAGAGGAAATAAGGAAACTCGCGAAACTTTGTTTTCTTTCTGAATATGAATGAACTAAATGTTGCTCAGAATAAATATTGCCTTAGCTGCCGAGTTAAACTCTGATTTGTTCTTACCTTCTTTAGTGCATCTTTCCCTCTCCTCACACTTTGTAAGCTATCTGGCTTGTTCAAAACATACTCCTTCAATTCCTTGTCATCCATGGCTTCTATCATCGTAGTCTGTGTTCCAAATGCGATCGCATCAACAGCAGTGAGTTATGATACATAAAACAACGAACAAACTAGTTAGTTATAGTGTTTGAAACTGATTGAATTAACCAATGTAAAAAAACATGGCATATTGAGTAGAAAATCATGAGTTAGGTTGAAAATCTGAGTTGTTACAGATGGACTTATTACAAATGCTAGTATAAATTTATCTTGAAGAATCCTAAAATAAAAGGACAAGAGCTTCGGCATGTTTAGTATTGTTTACATTTTGCATTTGTTGCTCTTCAAGATCTTTGCAATAAACATCTAACCATGtagttatattattttggtGATGGTCTTGCTATGTGATCTTTAGAAGGATTAAAAAAATGTGCAGGAATAAAGAATATTATTACTGTAATTTTGTCTTTTTAGTGTGCTAGAAGGCCAGAAAGTGTAGTTTGGAAATTATCTTACAATAGCCAAATTAAAGAGTTTATTTCTTGTTGTTTTCCACCAAAAAGTCTTACCAGAACCAAAGATAGAAACAGAAAAGGACAACGCcaaatttgaatctcttctTGTTTATGAAGCAGGATGGTTGATTGACAGAAAATAGATATTGCATAGATATTATATTCTCACAGTAAACGACATCTGATTTATTACCCAAGAGACGAACTCATCTACTTCACTTCTGACGGTGGCTTCCTCCGCGTCGGCAATCTTCTTCTGCTCCTGCCAAGAAAGGACTTCTGCCTCagcaatcttcttcttcttcttcttcgtcttacTCTTTAACTCTTCTTCGGACATTCTCGTGACCAAGATAAAGTATGAAAAACCAAAGGCACAAATTGTGCATGATATAAATAAGTATAGCCGAGATGTAACGTCTGttgattagaaagaaaaaagggatGACTTTTCCCTATTTTGCTGGTTTTGGGctgctaaaaaaattatttaactgTCGAATAGATTAGGCTGTGGAGAACATGTGATTGCTACTTATTTCTGCTTTTTAGGCTGCATGTTTATTGTTGGCCTAGGATTTTATATACTCTGTTTAAGAAATGccttgtttatttattaataaaaaaatactatatcCACTTATTTTCTACAAAGCATTATTTTTTCAGACTTAGTAATCAGGTTCATGGCAACCACACCCTCTTGGTAAGCACCTTCATAAGGTGTTGTAGATTTTCagaatcatataaaatattttatatactctTCCGCACCACAttttatcaaacaaaaaaacacataaaaattttgtagaatactttttatatttatcacgTGAAATACATTTTGTTCTTATTCTGAGTCGacaattttcttcttcttcttcttattcttttaaCCCTTCTTCGAACATCTCATAACCAAGGTGAAGTATGAAAAACCAAAGGCACAAATTGTGCATGATATAAAAAAGTATAGTCAATCTGTAACGTTTGTGAAGTATGAAGTAGAAaggaatgattttttttctgttatgcTAATTTTAGGCTACTAAAAAAGTTATTTAACTGTCGCATAGATTAGGCTGTGGAGAACATGTGATTGCTACTTGTTTCTACTTTTTAGGCTACAAGTTTGGTGTTGGcttaggattatatatatatactttgtaTAAGAAGAGcattgtttatttattaattaaaaatacttCACCaacatatttttttacaaaatattatttttacagatttagtaaTCAGGTTTATGGTCCCTCTTGATAAACACCTCCATAAGGTGTTGcagattttcaaaatcatataaaatattttatatgctCTTCCAAACAAGTTTTATGTGAAAAAAGCACTTACATACAAATTTTGTAGAATACCATTTATATTTATCACGTGAAATGCATTAGGAGCCACCTAGAAGCCGtcctacaatatttttttttctccaagaAATTCCGCAAGCCTGTGACTTTTGCTACCGACTTTAGCAAGGTGAAGCACACTTAAACGAGCTAAAGTCTGCAAGACATCTTGTATCGGTGCCGACTTTGCCGGCCACTCTGCAAATCATCATGCACCATCACCGACTTCAGTGGGAGTGCCGCTATCAACCTCTATTGATCTAAAAGGACGTAGGGTCTGTTTGgcttaacttttaaaaaaaataatttctgaaaaaaataattttagtttagAGAAGTGTGAGTTTAGATAAGAATGATTTTTctaaagtgattttgaaaagctatttggcaaaaaaattttttgatgtttgcgtaaattaatatttttattaaattttatttt
The nucleotide sequence above comes from Ananas comosus cultivar F153 linkage group 17, ASM154086v1, whole genome shotgun sequence. Encoded proteins:
- the LOC109722819 gene encoding FHA domain-containing protein PS1-like, which translates into the protein MAMAKESSEENDPKIPVLSVLKRGIVLKNIFLNAPPPQSEPMEEPYERGDASAAEEEEPILIGRHPDCHIVLDHPSISRFHLEIRAKPSIRKLTITDRSSVHGTWISGNKIPPNVPVELVEGDSVKLGASTREYKLQWLSLSDAFEMENPLPPLMEEKEETHQEEIGQQMMSDQSGLWVSEVPSAPPMPEHMNFSSPCKLEGKEKSPEKGLVDQSLSFCCFPQVLESVNSLIMDVEKRTPEMESNLDPAAKRERSSLLSRRSKSKSVGFLRVDTGRSKERMGNLSFDSEAVEVGNEKENSPTYEKCDNEEKICRVLFDNLDGKDQEDEEEVTFASDEENADVKFTVSTLNSEEDELWSDNENSTPEVFKEHKPDKSISNNSVQREEVLFGSDKENITPQISSSNKLKKEQKRIKKLFANAAEDVFHSDKENWTPEPQKDMKSKRHTVDEFYSGKENLAPVSTGVKKSREPMSSSHARIEREITNRRKERIPFQILLENSPSRKSISADIERENMNKKVERIPFEPLYENSPLRKSNSEPILESSPLRKSNFADTAQGDVSNWNHSNVNYVHSLEDEYNNFPIQFKSQVPHKSEEDKKVWNMVVDTSCFLDEELRRSLKLLEGLKGTHLIIPRIVIRELDCMKRHESFFRRPSSKASSALQWIEECMENTSWWLHVQSSLETKPAAPTPPITPTSQFIDGNNELGTKIFSSMPFSRYGNFMDIVSPTAEDHILDCALLFKEIRKDGQLIILSSSTTLKIKAMAEGLLCESPKEFRESLMNPYSKRFMWVDSCPRGSTWSCSDEVGLIKNYYNMCPNVRKTAKTDEAVRGLKLILLHNSHYGQTNSVK
- the LOC109722708 gene encoding alpha-(1,4)-fucosyltransferase, with amino-acid sequence MLPLKRINYLAPMLASALLLLLLLSGSLEFPSLSSPFPTPSTPVATFDPVDPRPSDPFTDLLSAFARWDAEIGCARFRDRYGGWTASASAIQDSDGGGDCTVTAGGLRHVSVVVKGWTWIPDNLDGFYSCRCGITCLWTKSEAVVDKPDALLYENAMPPRKRRKGDPLRVYIDLEASRKPTGFEDIFIGYHAKDDVQATYAGKSFHISRSYHVSTHKRNDILVYWSSSRCLEQRDQLAKSFLSLVPHHSFGKCLNNVGGLDKALSFYPDCSVSDSSAPHWWDHLHCSMSNYKFVLAIENTRTESYVTEKLFYALEAGAVPIYFGAPNVWDFVPPNSIIDGSKFKSIEELASYVKALADDPIAYAEYHAWRRCGVVGNYGRTRAASLDTVPCRLCELVSRKGGRNARSL
- the LOC109722709 gene encoding uncharacterized protein LOC109722709 — encoded protein: MSEEELKSKTKKKKKKIAEAEVLSWQEQKKIADAEEATVRSEVDEFVSWTTMIEAMDDKELKEYVLNKPDSLQSVRRGKDALKKTKRNGKARPSSPSSLGIMATVWKFHTEGDEEASNTNQI